Proteins encoded within one genomic window of Formosa agariphila KMM 3901:
- a CDS encoding ATP-binding protein, protein MSERSIGKVISVDSFRAYIRLDDDLKSLYKSGYEDIFEVARINSYVIIPIGSDKIVAMVTSVRSIDETEIGKNKEAIFLTKSARYLVATMIGTIENSGKYIQGVYNYPILDNPVWYVTSQDLDNIFDQKEKSSINFVDDYYLPIGTSPSFSDYKIKINPDKFFGKHAAILGNTGSGKSCTFASIIQSMFDFDYNGKKLKNAHIIIFDTNGEYKQAFQGTKDTPCKNLELVNPFHIDKDGLKVPFWFMNFADFDYLFEPTSGTQAPVFKRAIGLAKNQAEISDKPILDKFVEKGILNIIESSPDDIKKRKCTQSYGNWNYNDENEILGLAEAINTNDNETIENIKELVQELGEEISIKRVSEILKELNESYLEYISKQNEKQISIEKNIDLPVRFNFQELITRFFDEAINEQENSGNRLREFVSTLRLRLQSYLGDERISKPLLLNETGEITNALAKFISFILGDFCKVYNSTDTDLFTESYKAKLGKTEIEKLQEDKSSQVTIIDMSLLPFEVLETITGLIGRLILDFTSRLSESNRGKLPIVIALEEAQNYIPEKNRGDRESIAKKVFERIAREGRKYGISLLVSSQRPSELSKTVLSQCNSFIIHRLQNPEDQKYVRQLVSAANEDILQQLPILPQQHVVVMGDAVRTPVQARMNNANPRPNSNNPKFVENWTADLDENFPNYVKIAEAWEKGEKYNPSNIEPNE, encoded by the coding sequence ATGAGTGAAAGAAGTATTGGAAAGGTAATTTCTGTTGATAGCTTTAGGGCATATATACGACTTGATGATGATTTAAAAAGTCTTTATAAAAGTGGTTATGAAGATATATTTGAAGTCGCTAGAATTAATTCCTATGTTATTATACCAATTGGCTCTGATAAAATTGTAGCTATGGTTACAAGTGTAAGGTCTATTGATGAAACTGAAATTGGAAAAAATAAAGAAGCAATATTTCTGACGAAATCCGCAAGATATTTGGTAGCAACAATGATTGGAACAATTGAAAATAGCGGAAAATATATTCAAGGAGTTTACAATTATCCTATTCTTGACAATCCCGTTTGGTATGTAACCAGTCAAGATTTGGATAATATTTTTGACCAAAAAGAAAAATCATCAATCAACTTTGTTGATGATTACTACCTACCTATTGGAACATCTCCTTCGTTTTCAGATTATAAAATAAAAATAAATCCTGATAAATTTTTTGGTAAACATGCTGCAATATTGGGAAATACAGGCTCTGGTAAGTCATGTACATTTGCTTCTATTATTCAAAGCATGTTTGATTTTGACTATAATGGGAAAAAGCTCAAAAATGCTCACATTATAATATTTGATACAAACGGAGAATATAAACAAGCATTTCAAGGCACTAAAGATACCCCATGTAAAAACTTAGAATTAGTCAACCCATTTCACATAGATAAAGATGGTCTAAAAGTTCCTTTTTGGTTTATGAATTTTGCTGATTTTGATTATTTATTTGAGCCAACTTCAGGAACACAAGCTCCTGTATTTAAAAGAGCAATTGGACTAGCAAAAAATCAAGCTGAAATTAGTGATAAACCAATTCTTGATAAATTTGTTGAAAAAGGAATTCTAAATATTATTGAAAGTTCTCCTGATGATATAAAAAAAAGAAAGTGTACTCAAAGTTATGGAAATTGGAACTACAATGATGAAAATGAAATTCTAGGTTTAGCTGAAGCAATAAACACAAACGATAATGAAACAATAGAAAACATTAAAGAATTAGTACAAGAACTTGGTGAAGAAATTTCAATAAAAAGGGTGTCTGAAATATTGAAGGAATTAAATGAAAGCTACCTAGAGTATATTAGTAAACAAAATGAAAAACAAATTTCAATTGAGAAAAATATAGATTTACCTGTTCGTTTTAATTTTCAAGAATTAATTACAAGGTTTTTTGATGAGGCAATAAACGAGCAAGAAAATTCAGGCAATAGATTAAGAGAATTTGTATCAACGTTAAGACTGCGACTACAATCCTATCTAGGTGATGAAAGAATTTCGAAGCCTTTACTATTGAATGAAACAGGAGAAATCACAAATGCATTAGCAAAATTCATTTCATTTATTTTAGGAGACTTTTGTAAAGTTTATAACTCAACAGACACTGACTTATTTACCGAATCATATAAAGCTAAATTAGGTAAAACTGAAATAGAAAAATTACAAGAAGACAAATCTAGTCAAGTGACAATTATTGACATGTCTTTATTACCATTTGAGGTTTTAGAAACAATTACAGGGTTAATTGGACGACTTATATTAGATTTCACTTCTCGTTTGTCTGAAAGTAATAGAGGTAAATTACCAATTGTAATTGCATTAGAAGAGGCTCAAAATTATATTCCCGAAAAAAATAGAGGTGATAGAGAATCAATAGCTAAAAAAGTTTTTGAAAGAATTGCTAGAGAAGGTCGTAAATATGGTATTTCTTTACTTGTTTCTAGCCAACGTCCATCAGAATTATCAAAGACTGTATTATCTCAATGTAATTCATTTATTATACATAGACTTCAAAACCCAGAAGACCAGAAATATGTTAGACAATTAGTTTCTGCTGCTAATGAGGATATTCTCCAACAGTTACCTATTTTACCACAACAACATGTTGTAGTTATGGGTGATGCTGTTAGAACGCCAGTTCAAGCAAGAATGAATAATGCAAATCCAAGACCCAATAGTAATAACCCTAAATTTGTAGAAAATTGGACAGCAGACTTGGATGAAAATTTCCCTAATTATGTGAAAATTGCAGAAGCTTGGGAAAAAGGTGAAAAATATAATCCTTCCAATATAGAACCTAATGAATAA
- a CDS encoding SIR2 family protein, with protein MTHFDPARNKVLFGSTDKLADWIAEDLDQGKIIDKIKLMLKNYLELDNVSFLFGSGTSIHLGAVAIRNFPLEVENYIKEQDPEGNGIYNHFIFVIKQLQGDVLKFGKEHLIPDTQTFEDERKWKFEITDDIVRDIDSKEIAIEYEKVLNYLIAMDFVFSEDKSKARTDKYAELITTIKEGLFNVCNLENRPVSQTIIDRKKASQFTKEKAQGELLESKSKYIFHEKFLKALLQRPLNLRRANIFTANYDLAFEYAFDKLGVHYIDGFSGFHKRFFKPETFEYDIFYPGSTTSGKVQRIEKVVRYYKLHGSLSWVNSESRDANNLYGIEEKPLELIDSLKKKGEIIIYPSAVKKSYTLDLPYSELFRQFASTITQSQSVLLTVGYSFGDDHFNDIIYQALSNPTFTLIVIDFQGTQNEYIKNLKELNDPRIIILEGAFFGDFLTFSDTLMPNFNNIDNNEKVANTLNELLSTKTSKAEPTKDKE; from the coding sequence ATGACACATTTTGACCCAGCAAGAAACAAAGTTCTCTTTGGAAGTACAGATAAGTTAGCTGATTGGATAGCTGAAGATTTAGACCAAGGTAAAATCATTGATAAAATCAAATTAATGCTGAAGAATTATCTTGAATTAGATAATGTTAGTTTTCTTTTTGGTTCAGGCACTTCAATTCATTTAGGAGCAGTTGCAATTCGAAATTTCCCTTTAGAAGTAGAAAATTATATAAAAGAACAAGATCCTGAAGGTAATGGTATTTATAACCATTTTATTTTCGTTATTAAACAATTGCAAGGGGACGTTTTAAAATTTGGTAAAGAACATTTAATTCCAGATACTCAAACTTTTGAAGATGAAAGAAAATGGAAATTTGAAATTACAGATGACATTGTACGAGATATTGATTCAAAGGAAATCGCTATAGAATATGAAAAAGTTTTAAATTATTTAATAGCAATGGATTTTGTTTTTAGTGAGGACAAAAGCAAAGCAAGAACAGACAAATATGCTGAATTAATTACAACTATTAAAGAAGGCTTATTTAATGTGTGTAACTTAGAAAACAGACCTGTTTCTCAAACAATAATTGACAGAAAAAAGGCAAGTCAATTCACCAAAGAAAAAGCCCAAGGAGAATTACTTGAATCGAAAAGCAAATATATTTTTCACGAAAAATTCTTAAAAGCTCTTCTTCAAAGACCATTAAATTTAAGACGAGCAAATATATTTACTGCAAACTATGATTTAGCTTTCGAATATGCTTTTGATAAGCTTGGAGTTCATTATATTGATGGTTTTTCAGGGTTTCATAAAAGATTTTTCAAACCTGAAACGTTTGAATATGATATTTTTTATCCAGGCTCTACTACTTCAGGCAAAGTACAAAGAATAGAAAAAGTAGTAAGGTATTATAAATTACATGGTTCATTATCTTGGGTAAATTCGGAATCAAGGGATGCAAACAATCTCTATGGTATTGAAGAAAAACCTTTAGAACTAATAGATTCTCTAAAGAAAAAAGGAGAAATAATAATTTATCCTTCTGCTGTTAAGAAGTCATACACTCTTGACTTGCCTTACTCAGAACTTTTTAGACAGTTTGCATCAACAATAACTCAATCTCAATCAGTTTTACTAACAGTAGGTTATTCATTTGGTGACGACCATTTTAATGATATTATTTATCAGGCTTTATCAAACCCGACTTTCACTCTTATTGTAATTGATTTTCAAGGGACTCAAAATGAATACATAAAAAACCTGAAAGAACTTAATGACCCGAGAATAATCATATTAGAAGGAGCTTTTTTTGGTGACTTTTTAACTTTTTCAGATACACTAATGCCAAATTTCAATAATATCGATAATAACGAAAAAGTTGCAAATACATTAAATGAACTATTAAGTACAAAAACTTCTAAAGCTGAACCAACTAAAGACAAAGAATAA
- a CDS encoding DUF6090 family protein, whose amino-acid sequence MIKFFRQIRQQLVTENKFSKYLLYAIGEIVLVVIGILIALQINNSNENRKNRIREMSYLENLKVDIKSDSIFYERTWLKNGSKKIAALIKAKDYYKTKVIPNDTLQFLNDISFGGIYGVGRFISNNRTFKELVSTGNISLISDEVIRKHIGDYYLGQDFSVQYAANLQSGYADYLNSIKVFNPKFPNTINRSEIPMMLKMMQRDEFYLLINKELTYAYSYINRVEGYKKDSHHLYTEIEAYLNQKR is encoded by the coding sequence ATGATTAAGTTCTTTAGACAAATTAGACAACAGCTTGTTACCGAAAACAAATTCAGTAAGTATTTACTTTATGCCATTGGTGAAATCGTTTTGGTGGTTATCGGTATTTTAATTGCGTTACAAATAAATAACAGTAACGAGAACCGGAAAAATAGGATTAGAGAAATGAGTTATTTAGAAAACCTAAAAGTAGATATAAAGTCCGATTCAATATTTTACGAAAGAACTTGGTTGAAAAATGGTTCTAAAAAAATAGCAGCACTAATAAAAGCTAAAGACTATTATAAGACTAAAGTAATTCCAAACGATACGCTTCAATTTTTAAACGATATCTCTTTTGGTGGAATTTATGGTGTTGGACGATTTATTAGTAATAACCGAACATTTAAAGAATTAGTAAGTACTGGTAATATAAGCCTGATATCTGATGAAGTTATTAGAAAGCATATAGGTGATTATTACCTCGGTCAAGATTTTTCAGTACAATATGCAGCAAATTTACAAAGTGGATATGCTGATTATCTTAACTCTATTAAAGTGTTTAATCCTAAATTTCCAAATACTATCAACCGTTCTGAAATTCCGATGATGTTGAAAATGATGCAACGGGACGAATTTTATTTGCTAATAAACAAAGAGCTCACTTATGCATATTCTTATATAAATCGTGTAGAAGGTTATAAAAAGGATTCACATCATTTGTATACAGAAATTGAAGCGTATTTAAATCAAAAAAGATAA
- a CDS encoding LysR family transcriptional regulator: protein MVNLEWYRTFKEIYENGTLTKASIALYASQPGVSVHLNALEAYVGKKLFERTSRKMIPTEDGKFLYEYIIESLTKLEIAEQHFKKTTQEKNPSLNIGMCSEMFQLIIEPEIPKLDFDLVARFGSHIDLIKDLNNGILDLVITPKKQNEKKSLVEYIPFSKERIVLVAGNKTDTTQLQEHLKSNDLNKLEDELLKNIWYSSSNEMEHFRRFWFENFNKKPAFKPNYILPNITSIIRCLNHGNGLALVPDFLCREQILKNEILLVWEGKVKTENTLYFASRTDLKYKKELETIKTIFKSKMK, encoded by the coding sequence ATGGTGAATTTAGAATGGTACAGAACATTTAAAGAAATATATGAGAATGGAACGTTAACCAAAGCTTCTATTGCTTTATATGCGTCCCAACCTGGAGTTAGTGTACACTTAAATGCTTTAGAAGCGTATGTTGGCAAAAAACTATTTGAACGCACTTCAAGAAAAATGATTCCAACAGAGGATGGGAAATTCCTATATGAATATATTATTGAATCTTTAACTAAACTTGAAATAGCAGAACAGCATTTTAAGAAAACAACACAAGAAAAAAATCCATCTTTAAATATAGGAATGTGTTCAGAAATGTTTCAACTCATTATTGAACCTGAAATCCCTAAACTAGACTTTGACTTAGTGGCTAGATTTGGATCACATATAGACTTAATAAAAGACCTAAACAATGGCATTTTAGATTTAGTAATCACACCTAAAAAACAGAATGAAAAAAAATCGTTAGTGGAGTATATTCCGTTTTCAAAAGAAAGAATCGTTTTAGTAGCTGGCAATAAAACCGATACAACCCAATTACAGGAACACCTAAAATCTAATGATTTAAACAAGTTAGAAGACGAACTTCTTAAAAACATTTGGTATAGTTCATCTAACGAAATGGAACATTTTAGACGTTTTTGGTTTGAAAATTTTAATAAGAAACCTGCTTTTAAACCCAATTACATTTTACCAAATATTACTTCTATAATTAGATGTTTAAACCATGGTAACGGACTTGCATTAGTTCCCGATTTTTTATGTCGAGAACAAATTTTAAAAAACGAAATACTTTTAGTTTGGGAAGGAAAAGTTAAAACAGAAAACACCTTGTATTTTGCATCAAGAACAGATTTGAAATACAAAAAAGAATTAGAAACCATTAAGACTATATTTAAATCAAAAATGAAATAA
- a CDS encoding NAD(P)H-dependent oxidoreductase: MKNIFIINGSHPFAHSGGRFNDTLFNNTISFFETREEFEVKYTQVGENYNVKEEVEKFKWADVVIYHTPIWWFQIPFGFKKYIDEVFTEGHQNGIYANDGRSRTNPKINYGTGGLMHGKKYILTTSWNAPKTSFTLENEFFNQKSVDEGAMFGFHRMNAFTGMELLATHHFHDMEKNADVPTELNNYNTFLNDLVINL, translated from the coding sequence ATGAAAAATATATTTATAATTAACGGCAGTCATCCATTTGCGCATTCTGGTGGAAGATTTAACGACACACTTTTCAACAATACGATTTCATTTTTTGAGACGCGTGAAGAATTTGAAGTGAAATATACTCAAGTAGGTGAAAATTATAACGTAAAAGAAGAGGTTGAAAAATTTAAGTGGGCAGATGTAGTGATTTATCATACGCCAATTTGGTGGTTTCAAATACCATTTGGATTTAAAAAATATATAGATGAAGTTTTTACGGAAGGCCATCAAAATGGAATTTATGCCAATGATGGTAGAAGTAGAACAAATCCAAAAATCAATTACGGGACGGGTGGTTTAATGCACGGAAAAAAATATATACTAACTACAAGTTGGAATGCACCTAAAACCTCATTTACTTTAGAAAATGAATTTTTTAATCAGAAAAGTGTCGATGAAGGTGCTATGTTTGGATTTCACAGAATGAATGCTTTTACAGGAATGGAATTATTAGCCACACATCATTTTCACGATATGGAAAAAAATGCAGATGTGCCTACGGAGTTGAAT